The DNA region TCCTTTTTCGATACGCTTGGCGAGTTTGCCCAACTCTTCCCGGGTCTTCGTGACATCCCTCTCCCGCATGGCCTGCTCGTAGGCCAGCCGCTCGGCGCTTTCGACCACGAAGATCCGCTGCCCGGGAAGCGCTCCCTCGACTTCGCAGACCCGATCCTTTTCCTCCGGAGAGCAGGGCTGCCAGGAACCGCTCTGGGCCTTGCGGACATACTCCAAGACCTCCGGGCTCCTTCGTCGGCGTAAGCCGAACAAAAACCCATGCCCCTGGCTCCACAGGAAGCCCAAGTTGGCCGTGCTCACCATCCCCCGGTCCCCGACGAAGACGATCCGACGCAACCCGAAGCGTTTCTCCAAATCGGCGACGATCGGCAGAACTGTTTCCGAATCGTGCCGATTGCCCCGGAAGACATGGTGGGCAATCGGCCAGCCATTGGCCATGACGACCCCCAAGAGGATCTGCCGGTTTCCCTCCCGCTGATCCCGGCTGTAGCCGTATTGAGCCAAACCCTCGGGGCCTTCCCCTTCGAAATAGGAGGAAGTCAAATCATAGAAGACCATCTCGGGCTTAAGAGAAAAGAGATCCCGCAGCCGGGCAAAGAGCCCTTCCTAGGGTCCGCTCCTTCCGCCCTATGAGCTCGTCAAGGGTCCGGTACCACGGCCAAAGGAAGCGGTGGTCGACCCGAACTCGGCCATTCTGCTTCCAGACCGGCCGGATCCGCTCTCCTCTCCCGTCGGGAACGTAGTCGGTCTCCAGCCACTGGGCCAAGGCGTGTTCGCTCCCCGGGGACAAGAGCCGGTTGACCACAAGGACGAACGCCCGTTCCGCAAGGGACAGTCCTTTGCCTTTCCCCCTCTTCTCCTCCAAGAGCTCTTCCATACCCAGCTCCTTCCAGAGATGTCTGGCGACAAGCGTTGGACCCCAAACTGTGGATTCCTGAGGCTCAAGCGCTCTCCGAGAAGCCGGCGCGCTCCGCCCGAGCAACTCCGCGAGCCGATCCAAGTGGGGTGCCAAGAGATCCTTGCGGCCAAGAGTCGCGACAATCCGCTGCTTGACCTTTCCCTTTTCCCGGTAGCTTTCCACCAAGCGGACATACTCCGCCTCGCTCCCGTCCTTCCGACGCAACCGCAGGGTGCGCAGAAACAGGAAATAGCATTACCGGTCGTCACCGTGAATCGCAAGCACAAAAGGCCACTTTCATGCGGACTACATTTTTGCAAAATTTCCTTCCCCAACCCTGGAGCCGTCGTCAAAAAGGCCGCTTTTCACCAAACATGGGCCGAGGCGCGAACGCCTCGGATACGTGGTCGTAGAGCGGACTCAGAAACAGCCTGCGTTTGGCTGCGCTTCAATGAGGCCGAGGCGCGAACGCCTCGGATACATCGCCAGGACCTGGGCCGAAATCGGCCAGCTAACGCTTCAATGAGGCCGAGGCGCGAACGCCTCGGATACACGAAGGACGACTCCACAAAAAAGGACACCCTAAAGGCGGCTTCAATGAGGCCGAGGCGCGAACGCCTCGGATACCATCGAGTTCTTGAACCTCGCTTCGCTCCTGGAGAGCTTCAATGAGGCCGAGGCGCGAACGCCTCGGATACCCGGACGGGATGTGAAATCCCGGTCCCGGACTCCAGTAAGCTTCAATGAGGCCGAGGCGCGAACGCCTCGGATACCGGGAGAAGCGTCGTGGTCGATACTACTATCATCTCGCGCTTCAATGAGGCCGAGGCGCGAACGCCTCGGATACCCGCCGACATACAGTGAGATGAAACTCGCCAAAATCCCGCTTCAATGAGGCCGAGGCGCGAACGCCTCGGATACCCCCCCTCCGGCTGATAGCGTTTCTATCGCTACAATGAGCTTCAATGAGGCCGAGGCGCGAACGCCTCGGATACGTTCAGCGACAAGAAGCGTTGCACTCCTGGATGCGCGGGCTTCAATGAGGCCGAGGCGCGAACGCCTCGGATACAGGCTGGCCGACCTGCAATCACGTATAGAGTGGTGGGGCTTCAATGAGGCCGAGGCGCGAACGCCTCGGATACCTGGGGAGAAAGTGGTAGGCCACTTCGCGCCGGGCGATAGCTTCAATGAGGCCGAGGCGCGAACGCCTCGGATACCGGTCGCATATTTCCCGTCCTGGTCGCCCCCGAAATAGCTTCAATGAGGCCGAGGCGCGAACGCCTCGGATACAGCCGCTATGTAAGTCCTTGGTCACCAAAGTCCAGTTTTTGCATTTTCGAGCGGTCTCCTAGAGCTGTCGCCAAAACGCACCAATGTCTCTGCCCCGCGGTACCTGCGATGTCAAAGAACACCACGACTCCAACGACTTGCAGCATTTCGAGCGGGTCCGGGGGTTTGCGCGTCACCGAACCGCTCGAAAGCAGCCGGCGGAAACCGCGCAATCCCTCCGGGAACCACCCACCCTTGTCGGAGTCCCGGGCCAGCTTCGAAAGCCGACTTAAATGATAGTGGCGCGCCGTTCGACTTTCGAGAACGTTTTTCCGATGCTCTCGATGGCAAGCTCGATTTTCTCCGCCGGCCCGACATCAATCAGAAGGACGTGATCTTCGCCGTTCTTGACCAGTTGGCGCAGTCGCGTCTCGAGCTCGGCGCGGCGCCGCTGCGACAGACGGCATTGGAAAACGGAGAGCTGGATCCATTCTCCGTACCCGTGCACGGCTTTGAACACCTGCCGCCAGCGCTTCGGATTGGAGATGTCGTAGGTGACGATGAAGAGGCGTTCGTCGGCCATCGGAGCCTTTATCGGGGTAAATAGTGAGGATAGGCCGGCAGTTCTCCCAGGAGAAATCGGGAGAGCAGCCGTGCCTGAATCAGGAGCATGCGGCGCATGCTCCCCGGATAACCGAAGACCGGATGCGTGGTTTTTTGAGAAAGACGGCGCTCGAAGGCCTCGACAAAGCGACGGCGTCCCGCTTGCGTCAGCGCAGTCCCGGTAATCCCCACGACGAAATCCTTCGGCCCGACCTCGCCGGTGTTTACCGCCGAGAGCACGACCGAATCGGCAAGGATCGGACGAAACGGTTCGATGAGGTCGAGGGCCAGCGCCGGACGGCCGTACCGGGGCGAATGGTAGAAGCCCCGATAGGGATCGAGGCCGACCGATGCCAATGCGATCGTCAAATGCCTGGTGAGCATCGCATAGGCGAGCGAGAGCATGGCGTTGACCGGATCGGTCGGCGGCCGCCGGTTCCGGGCCTCGAAATGGAACGGCCGCATTCCGGAGACGCCTCCCCCCTCGGGCGGTTGCAACAAACCGGAAAAGGCTCGGAAATAAATGGCGGCCGCGTCTCCTTCGACTCCGAGGAGCTGCGCCTTTGTTGACGCCCGCTCCGCCGATTGGCGTGCGGCTCCTAAGCGATCGAGCGCTACCTGCCGTTCCTCCGGAAGCCCCCGCCAATTCCGGCGGAGGATCGTTCTCTGATTCATGACCTTTGCGGCGACCAGCTGCTTGGCGAAGCGGAGGCAGGCGGCCTCGTCAAAGCTCATCCGGTATTGCGCCGTGCGGACCTCCACATTCCGGTGGCCGATGCCGTGGGCGATGCCGCGAAACCAGCCGCCGTGGCTGTGAAACGTGACCGGGATGTCGCGTTCGAGCAGGGCAGAGAGCGCCGGGGTCGTGATCGAAACGTTGCCGAAGAGCGCCACATCCGAAATGTCGATCAAGCGCACCTGCGTTTCCCCTTTCCCCTCATCGGTAATCTTGAGGGTTTCGCCTTCCTTGGCGATGCGGGCGTGCTGGGATTGGACGATCAGCGGCAGCGCCTCATCGGGCGGGACGGCGATCGTTCGCGGGGCGAGCGAGGAGCCGCAGAGCGAGTGAACCTCGTCCGGCAAGCATACCGTCACAAGCGCGCAGCGCGGACATTTCGGGCTGTCCCGGAGGGGTGGGGGGATCCGCCCCTGACCAACGGTTAGCCGGAGCTCGCTGACCGCGGCTCGCGTTGCGGCGCGCAAGGCTTCATCGAAGAGGACCCGTACCCGTTCGCGGCTTTCGGCATAATAGATTGCACCTTCCTCTACTCGGTAGCCGTGCTCCTCGAGGAGCAGCCCTTGGAGGCAGAGTTGAATCCGTTCGGGCTCATAAGCTCCCTGGGGAACATGGGGCCGCTTGCCGCGCTTGTAATCGATGGGGGTCACGACCCCATCCTGGGCCTCCGCCACGTCGAGCTTGGCGATCACTCCCAGGGCCACCGAGGAGAGGGTCAGGGAACGGGTGCGGACCTCTTCTCCGGTTTCCACCGCCTCCGGCGCGGGAAGCGGAGCGGCCGGCGTGTCGGTGCGCACGTGGATGCGGCTTCCCTCAACCGTCTCGGCCGTTTCCACCCACTCGCCTTGCGTCCACATGAGGTAGGCAAGCCGGGGGCAGTAGACGAACTCGTTCACCATCCGCGCCGGAATGAGCGGGGTGTCGCCGCCGAGCGGCGGGGCCGGCAGAGGGAGCTCGAGTTGGTCATCGGTCGACATGCCCATCCTCGTTGGTGGCCGCGAAGAGGCCGCTGCCCATATGGTTACCGCAACCGAGGAGGAGAGGGCCTTCCACGGCAACGGCGAACGCGAGGCGGAGCCGCGCACGGAGGCCGCCGCGGGGACCGATGTGGTGGTGGCCGCTGCGATTCCCGATCTCTCTCACAGCCATCGGATGATCCTCCGCCATAAGCGCTTCTAACTCAAGGAGAAACACTGCGCTGGGTCGCTTGCTGCCGTGACACCCATCCCATTGGCGCAGTCGTTCCGAAGCCCAAAATAGGAGGACAACTTCAGCTGTCGCCGGGCGATCCGTTCCCTATGTCACTCGACATGGATTGCTTGGCGCCTTGTTTGCCTGCCGAGTGAAGCAAGGGCGGTGTCTGTGAACACCTTCCCAAGCTCCTGCGCCGCCATCCATCGGATACGCTACGGCCTTCCGCCCGGTCCAAGGGAACCGATCGATCGTCTTTTTGACCCGGTCTTCTCGGAAGCGGAGGCCGCCTCTGAAAAAACCGAAAACTCCGCCTTCTCCCGCTTGTTTCGCTGGCACCGGCCTGGACCGCCATCTCTCCAGCACCGGAAAAAAGTGTAATCCTTGCTCATCTCTGCGCTGCGCTGGCGCTCCGGGGTATATTCCTAATGGCCAGCAACGAGGGGTGCACTACCGACGAGGTGTATCCGATCTCGCCCGAGCCACTGGCAATGGCAGTCCGAAGGGAATGCCCGGGTGCAGGGCGCCCCGCGAGCCTCTCCTCCTTCCGCTGGATGCCGGTTGTGCCTGTACCCATGGAGGATATGATCTGATGGTGCAAGCCGGATTTCGTGCCCCGGAGTTCCCTTGGTGGTGGAGTCGGTTCTCTTTGGTCGAATTGGAAAGGTTCCCTTCCCCGCCCAGTTCCCGGCAAGGACCTACGAAGGATCGGCACGTTTCTCGGCTCTCGCCATCCGAAGCATCCCAGTCGGCTGCAGGTTCCACGCGGGTATGTCCGCATCACCGGTCCATCGTGAGCCGGGCATCCAGACAGGACCGCTGATCCGGGGATCACACTGTCCTTTAGCCATGTCCCATCCCCCGATGGCTTCCTGGTTGCCAGAGAGATCGGCTTCCGTGTCGTGCGCATGTGCCGGCAGGTACTCGGCGACAACACGAGGCTCATCCTGATCTAGCTCCACCTCCATCCCGAAAAATGTCGCGGCTGGCTCCATGGACTCCCGCTCCAGTCGTCCAAGCCCGTAGCGGGTGTCCCCACCGACAAACAACCTTGCTATCGGGCGGATGCGTTCCTCCGGGCCCGATTCCTTGAAAAGGATATAGCCGGCCATCGCGACCGGCTCGACCGGCGCGGTCTGCGAATCGTCGCCTTGTCGCCAGAAAGGCTGGACGCACTCCGTCTCACGCAAGGACCCTTCCCGTGCGGAATCGCTGTCAGGGACGATGGCAGTACCGGATCGCGCCCAAAGGAGACGACGACGGAAGCGTCTGTCCGAAATGCGATGGGCGTCATTATCCTCGCGAACCCAGCAGAGGCCCTCCCCCTCCCGATATTGCGGAAGCCAGGCGCACCAGCCGCCGTGGATGACCTCTGCTGGATATAGGTAAGAGAGGCGCGTATGGTCCCGAATCATCTCCCCAATCCCAGCGTAATCCGGGTCGCCGGATGCTTCCTGGCGCGCCAACTCGGCGGTGAGAGCGCCCCAAAGCGGCCGGGCTGGCACATAGAGCCGACACCGATTCAGGGCGCCAGATGGCGTCGAGCCGACAAAAAGTGGACTCGCCACGCGCCAGACCCACCGGCATAGGTTCCAACTCATTCCTAGCTTCTGGCGTTACTTCGTGCTTTGGCCTGATAGCGGCCGTAAACGAGCGCTTGGCGCAAGAGGTCACGGGCCAGCAGAAGCCGATCGATGTCCTTGGCAAGACCTCGGACGCCGGATAAGGGGTCGGCCGGGTCGATTGCGCTGCCGACTTGAGCCTTCAAGAACGACGAGCAGCTCTCGATGAGGGCCTTCCGATCGTCCTTCTGTTGGAGGTAAAGGAAGAACGCGTAGAGGCCCTGCTCTTCGAGAACGGAGAGAGCATCGGTGAGTATCTTGTCGTTAGCCTGCTGCGAAAGCTTCGAGCCGAGTCTCGCACACTCCATGTCCAGATTGATCGCCATCACTTTTCCTCCGGCGATGCGCTCCGGGCGTTCGGCTTCTCGGACTTGAGCACGCGAAGGCGTCCCATGCCCCGGGTACCCATGCCGCCGATTCCCAGCGCCTCCATGTAGGGGAATCCCTCCTCTACGACCTTGTAAACGCCATCAGGACTGTCGACTTTGGCAATGTTTTCCCCATTGATCTTGAAGTGATGGGGACTCTTGCAGGTGACCTCCCAGAAAAGCACCGTGCCGCGGGGCAAGGCCTCGTAGGTAAAAAGCGCTCCTTCCTCGGCCGCGCCCGTCGCCGGATCGATCGCGACCGATGTACGCACTTCAAGGTTGCTGTTGACGACGTGGGGAAAAAGCTTGTCGGAGACGAGGCCGAGACGCTCCAGGATATAGGGGGGAACGCCCATCGCTTGCAACTTCTCTTTTACGGTCTCCATCTGGCCGTGTTCGACGACCGGGAGCAGGAGCCATCCCAAGTTCAACTTGTCCGCCGCGGCAGCGCGGTTAACGGCATCCTCACGGACATCCATCACATTCTGGAGGCCCGCCAGCCATCGGAGCGCGAGCGGCGCGGTAATCCAGACCGGTCCTTCGCAAGTCGCGACCGGAAAGAGCAGCACATGCGCATCGCTAAACGCGGCCAGCCCCGCGAACCCGCCGCGTTCCCCGCGCGCGAAGCCGAAGACCGTGCAAACGGGGCAGGTGAATTGGCCACAGTGCCCCCCGGAACCATCCGGGCGGGGTTGACCTTGACCCGCGCAGTCCGGGAAGTAGGGTTTCTCTCGGCTATCGATCCGCCGATTGCCCTCCGTGGCTTGCTTACGCATGGCGACATAGCTGCGCAGCACGCCCGCCAAGCTTGAGCCGGGGATCT from Methylacidimicrobium sp. AP8 includes:
- a CDS encoding IS1634 family transposase encodes the protein MVFYDLTSSYFEGEGPEGLAQYGYSRDQREGNRQILLGVVMANGWPIAHHVFRGNRHDSETVLPIVADLEKRFGLRRIVFVGDRGMVSTANLGFLWSQGHGFLFGLRRRRSPEVLEYVRKAQSGSWQPCSPEEKDRVCEVEGALPGQRIFVVESAERLAYEQAMRERDVTKTREELGKLAKRIEKGELRNREEIGSSVARILSLHRGHRYFRWSLRAGKLQVSEEPVETEKLLEGST
- the cas2 gene encoding CRISPR-associated endonuclease Cas2, whose protein sequence is MADERLFIVTYDISNPKRWRQVFKAVHGYGEWIQLSVFQCRLSQRRRAELETRLRQLVKNGEDHVLLIDVGPAEKIELAIESIGKTFSKVERRATII
- the cas1 gene encoding CRISPR-associated endonuclease Cas1, which encodes MSTDDQLELPLPAPPLGGDTPLIPARMVNEFVYCPRLAYLMWTQGEWVETAETVEGSRIHVRTDTPAAPLPAPEAVETGEEVRTRSLTLSSVALGVIAKLDVAEAQDGVVTPIDYKRGKRPHVPQGAYEPERIQLCLQGLLLEEHGYRVEEGAIYYAESRERVRVLFDEALRAATRAAVSELRLTVGQGRIPPPLRDSPKCPRCALVTVCLPDEVHSLCGSSLAPRTIAVPPDEALPLIVQSQHARIAKEGETLKITDEGKGETQVRLIDISDVALFGNVSITTPALSALLERDIPVTFHSHGGWFRGIAHGIGHRNVEVRTAQYRMSFDEAACLRFAKQLVAAKVMNQRTILRRNWRGLPEERQVALDRLGAARQSAERASTKAQLLGVEGDAAAIYFRAFSGLLQPPEGGGVSGMRPFHFEARNRRPPTDPVNAMLSLAYAMLTRHLTIALASVGLDPYRGFYHSPRYGRPALALDLIEPFRPILADSVVLSAVNTGEVGPKDFVVGITGTALTQAGRRRFVEAFERRLSQKTTHPVFGYPGSMRRMLLIQARLLSRFLLGELPAYPHYLPR
- the cmr4 gene encoding type III-B CRISPR module RAMP protein Cmr4, whose amino-acid sequence is MTNPSFQTYPTAALAVDPIHVGTGGTRLGRVDNAIVRDPVTKVPKIPGSSLAGVLRSYVAMRKQATEGNRRIDSREKPYFPDCAGQGQPRPDGSGGHCGQFTCPVCTVFGFARGERGGFAGLAAFSDAHVLLFPVATCEGPVWITAPLALRWLAGLQNVMDVREDAVNRAAAADKLNLGWLLLPVVEHGQMETVKEKLQAMGVPPYILERLGLVSDKLFPHVVNSNLEVRTSVAIDPATGAAEEGALFTYEALPRGTVLFWEVTCKSPHHFKINGENIAKVDSPDGVYKVVEEGFPYMEALGIGGMGTRGMGRLRVLKSEKPNARSASPEEK